The following are encoded together in the Acipenser ruthenus chromosome 24, fAciRut3.2 maternal haplotype, whole genome shotgun sequence genome:
- the LOC117964185 gene encoding WASP homolog-associated protein with actin, membranes and microtubules-like yields the protein MMTMDCERMDSLDGWVAIRPNVFEENEKFKLGFIVEWNAIESKFAVTCHNRTLQRQKKKDELADPDTQTSWAGLFSVCDLKNVHRQLTGVNDVLQPYFPSLSEFEGGNIWDILFLTRAAGNNSTEKPDRDSDSPCRQLEKYFSAAIDVCGRKIVLDCLFAQDDRDVEEYFENLHEFKKKSLEEQVARAKEDLRQIIRCHKTADKMVALLKIYEEEDEAYQELVTVATQFYQYLLQPFRDMRELAMLYKMEILKSLEFDDLGPKRIEALQKEAEEWRRRAEDAVCSIQDITVNYFVETSKALAGMHKQMVEDKKRYGQASWASAAPRLEKVKFMLAKETLQHMRAKDMCLNRKKADIRNSMESLADQKDSMEAVDKLEMQYYEAQLELYDVKFEILKNEEMLLLAQLDTVRRQIKEMKEEVVYYDTCENLDELLTAEQTGGLRDTTSSEMNTLHRRLQQLEVQRGGICSRRAYLRNKKDQCVEAHQLKRRQAEVSTVRFQQHHSIQMKREQNRDEDRKKKEWVDQERQKTLHRLKAFREKCPASLVLKAPCSQAAATKTTKTPKKNKGGQNKQNDIPVQIFLPPGSPPQPGESERVPSQASPPPPPPPPPPPPPPPPPPPPRPPPALSTPSHLQADGPRPLVCGRQQAPDSAKNSLKQNIGSMDEVLASLKRGQILLRKVEQPDQAATNRPADIRDSILSAIRNGVALKKIKHVPDGDANKQAGNDLERSIKAAMQRMKNVSSDSDDEDRGDCQSGEWDS from the exons ATGATGACAATGGACTGCGAACGAATGGACAGTCTGGACGGCTGGGTAGCCATCAGACCCAACGTCTTTGAAGAAAACGAGAAGTTTAAGTTAGGCTTTATCGTGGAGTGGAATGCTATCGAAAGCAAGTTTGCTGTCACGTGTCATAATCGGACGCTGCAGAGGCAGAAGAAAAAGGACGAGCTCGCAGATCCAGACACACAAACCAGCTGGGCCGGACTGTTTTCGGTGTGTGATTTAAAAAACGTTCACCGGCAGTTGACCGGTGTCAACGACGTGCTGCAGCCATATTTTCCCAGCTTGAGCGAGTTTGAAGGAGGAAACATTTGGGACATTTTATTCCTGACGAGGGCAGCTGGTAACAACAGCACAGAAAAACCAGACAGGGACTCGGACTCACCCTGCAGGCAATTGGAGAAATACTTCAGCGCAGCTATAGATGTCTGTGGTCGGAAAATCGTGCTGGACTGTTTGTTTGCGCAGGATGACAGGGATGTGGAGGAATACTTTGAGAACCTGCACGAGTTTAAAAAGAAGAGTCTGGAGGAGCAGGTGGCGAGAGCTAAAGAAGATCTGAGACAG ATAATCCGTTGCCATAAAACTGCTGACAAGATGGTTGCCCTATTAAAGATTTATGAAGAAGAAGATGAGGCTTATCAGGAATTAGTTACCGTGGCAACACAGTTTTACCAGTACCTGCTGCAACCCTTCAGAGACATGAGGGAGCTAGCAATGCTGTATAAAATGGAGATCCTG AAATCCTTGGAATTTGATGATCTGGGTCCAAAACGAATAGAAGCCCTGCAGAAGGAAGCTGAAGAGTGGAGGAGACGAGCCGAGGATGCTGTCTGCTCTATTCAGGATATCACTGTGAACTACTTTGTAGAAACCTCAAAGGCACTGGCAG GGATGCACAAGCAGATGGTGGAGGATAAGAAGAGGTATGGCCAGGCATCCTGGGCCTCTGCTGCCCCCAGACTGGAGAAAGTGAAATTCATGTTGGCCAAGGAGACGCTGCAGCACATGAGAGCCAAGGACATGTGCCTGAACCGCAAGAAAGCAGACATCAGGAATAGT ATGGAGAGTCTTGCTGATCAAAAGGACAGCATGGAGGCAGTCGATAAATTGGAAATGCAGTATTACGAGGCCCAGCTGGAGTTATACGATGTGAAGTTTGAGATTTTGAAGAATGAAGAGATGCTGTTACTGGCTCAGTTAGACACTGTACGGAGACAGATTAAAG AGATGAAGGAGGAAGTTGTTTATTACGACACGTGTGAGAATCTGGATGAGCTGCTCACAGCTGAGCAGACTGGGGGACTGAGAGACACAACCTCATCGGAAATGAACACTCTGCATCGACGCCTTCAGCAGCTGGAGGTCCAGAGAGGAGGCATCTGCTCAAGGAGGGCCTATCTGAGGAACAAGAAG GATCAGTGTGTGGAGGCCCATCAGCTCAAGCGCAGGCAGGCAGAAGTCAGCACAGTCCGCTTCCAGCAGCACCACAGCATTCAGATG AAAAGAGAGCAGAATAGGGATGAGGACAGGAAGAAGAAGGAATGGGTGGACCAGGAACGGCAGAAGACACTGCACAGACTGAAGGCCTTTAGAGAG AAATGCCCAGCAAGTCTCGTGTTAAAGGCACCCTGTTCCCAAGCAGCGGCCACAAAAACCACAAAGACACCCAAGAAAAACAAGGGTGGTCAGAATAAGCAGAACGACATCCCCGTTCAGATCTTCCTCCCGCCCGGCTCTCCTCCCCAGccaggagagagtgagagggtgCCGAGCCAagcctctcctcctccccctccccctcctcctcctcctcctcctcctcccccgcccccacccccaccccggcCCCCTCCCGCTCTCTCCACACCCTCACACCTGCAGGCCGATGGGCCTCGGCCCCTCGTCTGTGGAAGACAGCAAGCGCCTGACTCAGCGAAAAATTCTCTGAAACAAAACATAG gttCAATGGACGAGGTTTTGGCCTCTTTGAAACGAGGCCAGATCTTACTGCGGAAAGTAGAGCAGCCTGACCAAGCAGCCACCAACAGACCTGCAGACATCAGAGACAGCATCTTATCAGCCATCAGAAACGGAGTCGCACTGAAGAAGATAAAGCACGTGCCTGACGGGGACGCAAACAAGCAGGCAGGGAACGATCTGGAGCGCAGTATCAAAGCAGCCATGCAGAGGATGAAAAACGTTTCCTCCGATTCGGACGATGAGGACAGAGGGGACTGCCAGTCAGGAGAGTGGGACAGCTAG
- the LOC131700595 gene encoding fibronectin type III and SPRY domain-containing protein 2-like translates to MSNEDVEAIPPSSSPAMLDETTKEYLFSTDEGTLSKASAEAQVPTAHLDIGPEGLSFYNMDLYESRERLDIFTEELSSSRTEDEQFTAMEDSNESRPRTEEEEYDLYTAEVSEMARQYGIWDDKEDMEMGFQTQEPFVMVTQKQEPAVLDIKTWGEEPVKGEPKERGAGEKRDSIHKTPAVDEGGSMEHHEPCYPSEGDEPQSHEQYVGQRQYSEEAFKEEEWEEEGSQAMKASRGDTQIGEFVGFSAKTQEDLTMDMDNPEDAFRASEHTHDLEEEQPGAQAGGEDEVPDVFCMECKIAIRAFDKVFGSHKDHQVTKLSIAAEDTKVEIHKTMCKLEEQIAQMENFASHLEEIFITVEENFGRQEQNLEQHYNEVIQTLTQRYEDKTSGLEDEKKQKLEKLYSQLVNCGKTLDISKDLIEAAQEICRNEDKLAFLQVAVPTVERIEEYTASDPDLKLSASLEFENDAIDFSDVRQMMDSINIVPAPSAPVINPQTPNSSTSTSVRVCWSLFSDDTVEYYELYYKPVLEGTTADENEEQDASMVKVKETYCTVLNLVPNTQYKFWVTALNTTGISPASERAVYMTVPSPPVIKKKLCRSCPNAALIRWESGNTNPVDSYTVELCEISRERSETAVTESIVGIPTYESVIQLLSGRSYLIYVRAVNIGGPSERSDPVIIYTTGTFFRLNEDTAHPSLAISEDGFTMFYGDEYTELNDITFSDNTFSRCVAIMGELIPIRGKHYWEVEVEEHTEYRIGVAYEDTQRNGYLGANNTSWCMRHVMTPSRHKYEFLHNGSTPDIRITMHPKRIGVSLDYETGKLAFFNTGLSQHIYTYKCHFLHYVHPCFALEKPGALTVHNGIEAPEYITFS, encoded by the exons ATGTCAAACGAAGATGTGGAAGCCATCCCTCCCAGTTCCTCCCCAGCGATGCTGGATGAGACCACCAAAGAGTATTTGTTCAGCACAGACGAGGGGACCCTGAGTAAGGCCTCTGCAGAAGCACAGGTTCCCACAGCACACCTAGACATAGGGCCTGAAGGGCTCAGCTTCTACAACATGGACCTCTACGAGTCACGGGAAAGGCTGGATATCTTCACCGAGGAGCTGTCTTCCAGCAGGACAGAGGACGAGCAGTTTACAGCGATGGAGGATTCCAACGAAAGCCGTCCGAGAACGGAGGAGGAGGAGTATGACCTTTACACGGCCGAAGTGAGCGAGATGGCAAGGCAGTACGGGATCTGGGACGACAAGGAGGACATGGAAATGGGGTTTCAAACCCAGGAACCCTTTGTGATGGTCACGCAGAAACAGGAGCCTGCCGTCCTAGACATCAAGACTTGGGGTGAAGAGCCTGTCAAGGGTGAACCCAAGGAGAGGGGTGCTGGGGAGAAGAGAGACAGCATTCATAAAACGCCTGCAGTCGATGAAGGAGGTTCGATGGAACATCACGAGCCTTGCTATCCCTCAGAGGGGGATGAGCCCCAATCGCACGAGCAGTATGTTGGACAAAGACAATATAGTGAAGAGGCTTTCAAGGAGGAGGAGTGGGAGGAGGAGGGTTCACAGGCTATGAAGGCTTCCCGTGGAGATACTCAGATTGGGGAGTTTGTCGGCTTCTCTGCAAAAACCCAAGAAGATCTTACCATGGATATGGACAACCCTGAAGACGCGTTCAGAGCGAGCGAGCACACGCATGACCTAGAGGAGGAGCAGCCAGGAGCACAGGCAGGTGGAGAGGATGAAGTCCCAGATGTATTCTGCATGGAGTGTAAAATCGCAATCAGAGCCTTTGACAAGGTGTTCGGCTCTCACAAGGATCATCAAGTCACTAAACTGTCAATCGCCGCAGAAGACACTAAG GTTGAAATTCATAAAACTATGTGCAAGTTAGAAGAACAGATAGCTCAAATGGAAAATTTTGCAAGCCATTTGGAGGAGATTTTCATCACTGTTGAG GAAAATTTTGGGAGACAAGAACAGAACTTGGAACAGCATTATAACGAAGTCATTCAAACACTCACCCAGAGATACGAGGACAAGACCTCGGGGCTGGAGGACGAGAAGAAACAGAAATTGGAGAAGTTGTATAGCCAGCTGGTGAACTGTGGGAAAACCCTGGATATTTCAAAGGATTTGATAGAAGCTGCTCAGGAGATCTGCAGAAATGAAGACAAGCTTGCCTTCCTTCAG GTTGCTGTACCCACTGTGGAGAG gaTAGAAGAATACACTGCCTCCGATCCAGACCTCAAGTTATCAGCATCCTTGGAGTTTGAAAACGATGCTATTGATTTTTCTGATGTCAGGCAGATGATGGATTCCATTAACATCGTTCCAG CCCCATCTGCTCCAGTGATAAACCCCCAGACTCCGAATTCGTCCACCAGTACTTCTGTGCGGGTGTGCTGGAGCTTGTTCTCGGACGACACTGTGGAGTACTATGAGTTGTATTACAAACCCGTGCTGGAAGGCACGACAGCAGATGAGAATGAAGAACAGGATG CATCGATGGTTAAGGTGAAAGAAACGTACTGCACGGTGTTGAATTTAGTACCGAATACACAGTACAAGTTCTGGGTGACCGCATTGAACACCACTGGCATCAGCCCTGCCAGTGAAAGAGCAGTCTACATGACTG TGCCGTCACCTCCGGTTATCAAGAAGAAACTGTGCAGAAGCTGTCCGAACGCAGCATTAATTCGCTGGGAGTCGGGTAACACAAACCCAGTGGACTCTTACACAGTGGAACTCTGTGAAATAAGCAGAGAGAGGAGCGAGACCGCTGTCACAGA ATCCATAGTTGGAATCCCTACATATGAATCAGTAATTCAGTTGCTGTCAGGACGGAGCTACCTAATCTATGTAAGAGCTGTTAATATAGGCGGACCCAGTGAAAGAAGTGACCCTGTCATCATTTATACAACag GCACTTTCTTTCGTCTGAATGAGGACACGGCACACCCCTCCCTTGCCATTTCAGAGGATGGATTCACCATGTTCTATGGGGATGAATATACAGAATTAAATGACATAACCTTCAGTGATAACACCTTCTCCAG ATGTGTTGCCATAATGGGAGAGCTAATACCAATTAGAGGAAAGCATTACTGGGAAGTAGAAGTGGAAGAACACACAGAATACCGGATCGGCGTGGCGTACGAAGACACACAGAGAAATGGATACCTTGGTGCAAACAACACCTCCTGGTGCATGAGGCACGTCATGACACCGTCAAG GCACAAATATGAATTTTTGCACAATGGATCAACTCCAGATATCCGAATTACAATGCACCCGAAGCGCATTGGAGTGTCTCTAGACTACGAAACAGGGAAACTTGCGTTTTTTAACACAGGTCTTTCACAGCATATCTACACATACAAGTGTCACTTTCTGCACTATGTACACCCTTGTTTTGCATTAGAGAAGCCTGGAGCTCTGACTGTGCACAACGGCATTGAAGCTCCTGAATACATTACATTCTCATGA